A genomic window from Clostridium aceticum includes:
- a CDS encoding carbamoyl phosphate synthase small subunit, which translates to MKAKLILENGTVFEGKAFGYIKEAVGEVVFNTGMTGYQEILTDPSYFGQMVVMTYPLIGNYGINLEDVESSSPKVKGFIVRERATVPSNWRCEMDLDGYLKEAKVMGLEGIDTRALTKILRNYGTMKGIITTEDLKEEMIHEKLEAFHNDDAVQQVTTEEIRTIEGTGKHIAMMDFGIKENIIRSFKKRNCKMTIFPAAATAEEILKINPDGIFLSNGPGDPKALTGTIETIKKLIGKKPIVGICLGHQLLALSLGGDTEKLKFGHRGCNHPVKDIMNNKVYITSQNHGYVVKKENQPKDIIVTHINLNDNTIEGMQHKHLPIFSVQFHPEASPGPQDTAYIFDKFMEVLEGEYKCQETIA; encoded by the coding sequence ATGAAGGCAAAATTGATTTTAGAAAATGGCACTGTTTTTGAAGGGAAAGCCTTTGGATATATAAAAGAAGCTGTAGGAGAAGTAGTTTTCAATACAGGTATGACAGGATATCAGGAAATCCTTACAGATCCTTCTTACTTTGGGCAAATGGTAGTCATGACTTACCCGCTTATTGGAAACTACGGTATTAACCTAGAGGACGTAGAATCCTCTTCTCCAAAAGTAAAGGGATTTATTGTGAGGGAAAGAGCCACTGTGCCTAGCAACTGGCGTTGTGAAATGGATTTAGATGGTTATTTAAAAGAAGCAAAGGTCATGGGACTGGAAGGAATAGATACAAGAGCTTTAACAAAAATTCTTAGAAATTATGGAACCATGAAGGGTATAATAACCACTGAAGACTTAAAGGAAGAAATGATCCATGAGAAATTAGAGGCATTTCACAATGATGATGCAGTACAGCAGGTGACAACAGAGGAGATCCGTACCATAGAAGGTACAGGGAAGCATATTGCTATGATGGATTTTGGCATTAAGGAAAATATCATAAGATCTTTTAAGAAAAGAAACTGTAAAATGACAATTTTTCCAGCCGCAGCAACAGCAGAAGAAATTTTAAAGATCAATCCAGATGGCATCTTCTTATCCAATGGTCCTGGGGACCCCAAGGCTCTGACAGGCACCATTGAGACCATAAAAAAACTCATAGGGAAAAAACCTATCGTTGGAATTTGTTTAGGGCATCAGCTTTTGGCACTGAGCTTGGGAGGAGATACAGAAAAACTCAAGTTTGGTCACCGTGGCTGTAATCATCCTGTGAAGGATATTATGAACAACAAGGTTTATATCACTTCACAAAATCATGGTTATGTGGTCAAGAAGGAAAACCAACCAAAAGATATCATCGTTACCCATATCAATTTAAATGATAATACCATAGAAGGAATGCAGCATAAACATCTACCTATATTCAGCGTACAGTTTCACCCTGAAGCATCTCCAGGACCACAGGACACAGCATATATATTTGATAAATTTATGGAAGTTTTAGAGGGGGAATACAAATGCCAAGAGACTATAGCATAA
- the pyrF gene encoding orotidine-5'-phosphate decarboxylase → MIDRLIAKIEKTQNPTVVGLDPRLSFVPQYIKEEAYRNYGKTPKAAAKAFLEFNKKIIDGIHDIVPAVKPQVAMYEQYGAEGMQAYIDTLQYAKEKGLMVIGDIKRSDITSTAEAYADGHIGKVKVEEESYTVYQQDCITLNPYLGSDSIDPYMEHCKNYDKGLFILVKTSNPNSGEIQDLDVGGEKLYERVGKMVDQWGQSLIGKRGYSAIGAVVGATHPQQAEKLRGIMPKTYFLVPGYGAQGATAKDLKGYFNQDGLGAIINSSRGIIAAHQKQPYQSKFTEKEFYLAAREAALDMKEDLQQIFR, encoded by the coding sequence ATGATCGATCGATTAATAGCAAAAATTGAAAAAACACAAAACCCTACAGTAGTAGGATTAGACCCTAGATTAAGTTTTGTACCTCAATATATCAAGGAAGAAGCCTATCGTAATTATGGAAAAACCCCTAAGGCAGCAGCAAAAGCTTTTCTAGAATTCAATAAAAAGATTATTGATGGAATTCATGATATTGTACCAGCGGTAAAGCCTCAGGTTGCCATGTATGAACAATATGGAGCAGAAGGCATGCAGGCTTATATAGATACCCTTCAGTACGCAAAAGAAAAGGGCTTGATGGTGATAGGCGATATTAAAAGAAGTGATATCACTTCAACGGCTGAAGCCTACGCAGATGGACACATAGGAAAAGTGAAGGTGGAGGAAGAAAGCTATACCGTTTATCAACAAGACTGCATCACCTTAAATCCTTATCTTGGTTCTGATTCCATCGATCCTTATATGGAACACTGTAAAAATTATGATAAAGGTCTGTTTATTCTAGTAAAGACCTCCAACCCAAATAGTGGAGAAATACAAGACCTAGATGTAGGTGGAGAAAAACTTTATGAAAGGGTAGGGAAAATGGTAGACCAATGGGGGCAATCTCTGATAGGAAAAAGAGGCTATAGTGCCATAGGGGCAGTAGTAGGAGCTACCCATCCGCAGCAGGCAGAAAAGCTTCGAGGTATCATGCCTAAGACTTATTTCTTGGTGCCGGGATATGGTGCACAGGGAGCCACTGCTAAAGACTTAAAAGGATATTTTAATCAAGATGGATTAGGGGCAATCATCAATTCCTCCAGAGGAATCATCGCAGCCCACCAAAAACAACCTTATCAGTCAAAGTTTACTGAAAAAGAATTTTACCTAGCAGCAAGAGAAGCTGCATTAGATATGAAGGAAGACTTACAGCAGATTTTCAGATAA